CTGATCGTGGTTCAGAGAGCCTTGACGATACAGATGTGCTCTGGAGATATCGGTCATATGCTCTAGAGAGGGTCTGCCCGCAGACAACCAGACATcctactatagatataacagtaaataaataaatgGCCTACTGGGCCAAACCCCGCCTTTTACCTAAGCCAAAGTGTGCAACTCTCAAGGAGTCCTCTCGTTGCCAGTCCAATCTCAAGCCAGAAATTTGTGTGTATGAGCATATTTTCAGTTGAAAAGACATAATCCCAGCTAGGGAGTAGCCTGGAGAGCCAGTCATTAATCCCGTTTGAGATACTTCGAGACATATTGGCTTATTAAATCCTGGACCCTGGAGTTCCAAGACCCGTCAACAGTGTCGGGCTGCAGAAGGGCGAACAATTAGTTTTCCGTAGTTGAGCACAATGAGTCACGCAGTAAAATTAAACCAGCGTACCTTATTCTTTAGTAACTCTTGCACGAGAACGACAATGTTGTCCCGGTCTTTGCGCCATTGGTATTTACCCGCCTCCTTATCTGAAGCGGGCTCTTCAACACTCAGAGTCTGTTCAATCAATGAGAACCCGTCAATTTTTTGCAGGCCATTTATAACTGCTTCAGCACCGGTCTTGGTAGACGCCAAAAGTGCAAGAGCAAACCACCCCTCGCTCCGGACAACAGGCCATTGGGTCTGCGTTATCATAGCACCAAGCGGGGATGCTATGCCCTCATGATGGGTAAATAGACGGTCGAGAAGGGAATCAACAGAGAAGTCGCTCTGTTCACCAGCCTTATATTTGGGAATGATTGTGCGACAAAGGGATGCTGTTATGCGTCCGATTTCAGTCAATATAGGGGTCGAGTCGGATCTTTCGAATAGTGCAAGGAGTAACGACAAGTACGTTCGTTCACCGTCATTTTCATTCACTCCTGCAGAGGTTGTAGCGGGCTGCAGTAACCGACTGATATTCTCCATGGAATAGTTGACCAACAGTCGGGCGAGGCTAGTTGCTGCGAGTTGAACCTGGGGGGCAGTTTCGTAGTTCCAGAGTCGCGCGATAGCTGGTATAATCCCAGCCTCGCCTATAGAGATCTTGTTGTCACCAGCAATTGCCAGGTTCTTGAGGAAGCCGAGTGCCGAGTGCAGAGTTGCCCCTCCAgcgttgctgttgagaacAGCTATCAGTTCTTCGTGGATTTGCAGCTCCTTAACCATTGTCACACATATATCGTCGGATCGAGCCAGATTACCGAGCATAATGCAGGCGCATATTTGGAGTTGGTCTTCTGAGCTGCTCAACCACGATTTGAGCGTTTGTGACAAGGGGTCATCTAAGTGGTACATCTCCGCAAAAAGCGGCGACGCTGATAATTCTGCTAACGCCTGGTTGATTTTCAGTTGTGACTGTATGAGAGCCTTCGCATCGTCACTTGAGGTTGGGGTGTTGAAAAACAGTGATTTTTTGAGTACTGATACTATGTCGGGAACTATGCGTTTTGATATGCAGATGTCCTGGAATCTATTGTTGTTTAAATATGTCGCCATGCAGTTTGCGAGACAACAATATTGGGATAGAGCTTGTTCGGACTCATTTTTCAGTGCAGACGCTACCAGAAGTGAGATAGTTCCATCCGGGGAGTTAGCGATGCCTTGGTCTAAGAATTATACCGTTAGCGAGCAATAAAACATGGTAGGAGTATACGTACCTTGTTCACCCACTAGCTCTAAAAGCTCGTAAACATAGTCAAGCAAAGTGTCATTTCCCTGGAACGCATCATCTTTGACTAACTTCAAAAGAATATACACTATCTTGTTTGCCGCCAACTGGGCCTGAGCGGGCTCTAGATTTAGTCAGTCATGACAATACATCTGGGACAAGGGGCATATACCAAAGTCGACAcataagttatatataacAGGTATCACGACTTTTATGAGTTCCGGCCGCTGTAATTGCCGTAAGATGGCAAATGTATAATTGTCCTTCACCACAGTAGCTCGATTCTCATCTAGAGATGGTAAGTTACATGTATTCTTCGGGTAAATCCAGTCATTACCTGTGTCAGCGCATGAGTTTCCAATCAGCCTTAGACAATGGAGAATAAGGCTGCTTTCGATGGTTTCTTTCGAAGCTATAAGCTCAAGGAAAAAGTTCAAAATGCCCGTTTGGCCATACACAGGACGAAGAGAAGCTAAGAGCCAGTGAGAAATGTAAGCTGGTATGAATTGAAAAGCTATACTGACGGTTCCTGCTCCCATTTGCCAGAGCTTCGGTGGCTTGTGTCAAGTACTCGGATTGGCCATGCCAGAGCTTCAATAAAACTCCCGGCACATCCTTGAAGTTTGCCGTGCCGCTGTccagctctgcttctttcaACGTATCTTCCACAGAATGCAGAAGAGTTCCTTGCTCATGTAATGACAACACTGCCATGTCGGGTGGTTCTGTTGCCGGAGGTAATTGTGCCGATTCTAGGAATATTTCGGGGAGCGAGGGACACAGCACCCCTTCTATATCCTGGGCCCGAGAGTCTCGGACCTCATACAACGGGCTTTGGTTTGCGACTTCATGGTTATTGCTGTTCATTTTCCCACTTGCACTATCCTGAGGAgtacaaaaaaaaaagaaactgATCCGCAAGCTATCGGTGGTATAGTGGACTAGCTACCCGTCAGTCGCCTTGCAAGGGGTAAGATGCCGGTTCTAGTAGGATCGATCTATAAAATCGGCGTGTCTGTTTGCGCCCTGTTCTATAGAGTGTCGTAGGATGATATAGGCCCTAAAGAGCGACAAAGGATGCTGATAATAGAGGGATGAGAAACCGAGAAGCTTCAAAGCACGATAGTTAGATGGGGCCATTGTAGCCTGAGGCGACAAACAGGCCGATTTTTAGCGCCCGTAAAGCTGTACGGTTAATGTATAAGTAAGTGTATTAAATCCATGAggattatctaataatttttagtgCAATAGTAGGCTAGGTATTGTAATAGAAATAGAGGCTCATTATCatatgtttttttttttttttttttttttttttttgagctTAATTGGagttattttagtatatCGCATTGAGAGCAGCTTCATAAGCGCCATGGCGTGGAGAGCACTTTGAGGTAATTTATATTACACGGTCCATACAGTCACCTCCGCGGTCAATGGACTGTTTGTCCACTTCAATTTGAGGACCTCCTCAATTCCCCAGTCCCTcatttaaatataacttgCATTCCCAGACACCACTACAAATTTTGGCGCAATTTCCCCTCGCCGTCATTAATCCGGTGTACAAATCCACGCAATCCGTTTAATAGCCACCAAAGCAGCAACGGCCCTCACAATGACGCGCGCCCAG
This is a stretch of genomic DNA from Aspergillus puulaauensis MK2 DNA, chromosome 8, nearly complete sequence. It encodes these proteins:
- a CDS encoding putative GTP binding protein (COG:S;~EggNog:ENOG410PMA3;~InterPro:IPR016024,IPR011989,IPR040144;~go_function: GO:0005096 - GTPase activator activity [Evidence IEA];~go_process: GO:0043547 - positive regulation of GTPase activity [Evidence IEA]), which produces MNSNNHEVANQSPLYEVRDSRAQDIEGVLCPSLPEIFLESAQLPPATEPPDMAVLSLHEQGTLLHSVEDTLKEAELDSGTANFKDVPGVLLKLWHGQSEYLTQATEALANGSRNPSLRPVYGQTGILNFFLELIASKETIESSLILHCLRLIGNSCADTDENRATVVKDNYTFAILRQLQRPELIKVVIPVIYNLCVDFEPAQAQLAANKIVYILLKLVKDDAFQGNDTLLDYVYELLELVGEQDQGIANSPDGTISLLVASALKNESEQALSQYCCLANCMATYLNNNRFQDICISKRIVPDIVSVLKKSLFFNTPTSSDDAKALIQSQLKINQALAELSASPLFAEMYHLDDPLSQTLKSWLSSSEDQLQICACIMLGNLARSDDICVTMVKELQIHEELIAVLNSNAGGATLHSALGFLKNLAIAGDNKISIGEAGIIPAIARLWNYETAPQVQLAATSLARLLVNYSMENISRLLQPATTSAGVNENDGERTYLSLLLALFERSDSTPILTEIGRITASLCRTIIPKYKAGEQSDFSVDSLLDRLFTHHEGIASPLGAMITQTQWPVVRSEGWFALALLASTKTGAEAVINGLQKIDGFSLIEQTLSVEEPASDKEAGKYQWRKDRDNIVVLVQELLKNKPDTVDGSWNSRVQDLISQYVSKYLKRD